Proteins co-encoded in one Methanobacterium veterum genomic window:
- the speB gene encoding agmatinase, producing MNPKEIENKFPYSGIPTFYKLQHTTNLKNVDVALIGIPFDQGTTNRSGTRFGPRAVRIASQNYGIYMHSDEGAYDLEQKKHILHGVTLIDYGDVPILPTSTATNMKMIYDTFKKIIESNVFPVGFGGDHSITFPILEAFDVDFDIVHFDTHLDFTDNVANVKFSHASPIKRASGLKTVDNITQIGIRGFTDRKANYDEATKYNSKIITASDIFKNGIPWTLGEIPETKNIYVTLDIDALDISTVPGTGTPEPGGLNYIQMRQILQNLPKKGNIIGFDVVEVNPLYDAGNMTSQVASRLALDLLGSIYSK from the coding sequence ATGAATCCCAAAGAAATTGAAAATAAATTCCCCTATTCAGGAATTCCAACATTCTACAAACTCCAGCATACAACTAACTTAAAAAATGTGGATGTGGCTCTAATCGGAATCCCATTTGATCAGGGCACTACAAATCGATCTGGAACGCGTTTTGGACCTCGTGCAGTCCGTATTGCATCCCAAAATTATGGAATTTATATGCATTCTGATGAAGGGGCCTATGATCTAGAGCAAAAAAAGCATATCCTTCATGGTGTAACTCTCATAGATTATGGAGATGTACCTATCCTACCTACATCCACAGCCACCAATATGAAGATGATCTACGATACCTTCAAAAAAATTATAGAAAGCAATGTTTTTCCTGTAGGTTTTGGTGGTGATCATTCAATTACTTTTCCAATTCTTGAAGCATTCGATGTCGATTTTGACATAGTTCATTTTGATACTCACCTCGATTTTACAGACAATGTAGCCAATGTTAAATTTTCCCATGCAAGCCCAATTAAACGTGCATCTGGCCTTAAAACTGTTGATAATATCACACAAATTGGGATTCGTGGATTTACCGATAGAAAAGCGAATTATGACGAAGCCACGAAATACAACTCAAAAATTATAACTGCATCAGATATTTTTAAAAATGGAATCCCGTGGACACTTGGAGAAATACCTGAAACCAAAAATATCTATGTAACTCTTGATATTGACGCCCTTGACATCTCAACAGTGCCAGGAACAGGTACTCCCGAACCCGGAGGTTTAAATTACATTCAAATGAGACAAATATTACAAAATTTACCAAAAAAAGGGAATATCATCGGATTTGATGTTGTAGAAGTTAATCCCCTCTATGATGCAGGGAATATGACATCACAGGTAGCCTCTAGACTTGCCCTTGACCTTTTAGGATCGATTTATAGTAAATAA
- a CDS encoding flavodoxin domain-containing protein: MKILIVYGTRYGTAAEIAEEIRKVIEKEGIEVDLVDSRGIKNYDISLYDMVIIGSGIKIGKWTKGSLKFLEDNKSALSDKKVALFVTCGAANMEETITEGQEKYLDEVALKYLSGKPVATGLFGSVYDPNANHGLMYKLATKFIIKKGLDKQGIDTSKRIDYRDWDEIRGWALNLANMLK; encoded by the coding sequence ATGAAAATATTAATCGTTTATGGGACAAGATACGGCACAGCTGCCGAAATTGCAGAAGAAATAAGAAAAGTTATAGAAAAGGAAGGTATTGAAGTTGATTTAGTAGATTCTAGGGGCATTAAAAACTACGATATTTCACTTTATGACATGGTAATTATAGGAAGTGGGATCAAAATAGGCAAATGGACCAAAGGATCGCTTAAATTCCTGGAAGATAATAAATCTGCCCTTTCAGATAAAAAGGTGGCACTTTTTGTCACATGCGGTGCCGCCAACATGGAAGAAACAATTACTGAAGGACAGGAAAAATACCTGGATGAAGTGGCTTTGAAGTATTTATCAGGTAAACCTGTAGCTACAGGACTTTTTGGAAGCGTATATGACCCAAATGCCAACCACGGTTTAATGTACAAATTAGCCACCAAGTTCATTATCAAAAAAGGACTGGATAAGCAGGGAATAGATACTAGCAAACGTATCGATTACCGAGATTGGGATGAAATAAGAGGATGGGCACTTAATTTAGCCAATATGTTAAAATAG
- a CDS encoding DUF998 domain-containing protein, translated as MGGVKIKSKNETNSNIIYQKIAGILLIIGSIQFMLFVTIAETLYPGYNTGINTLSDLADLPVYEPSATIFNITVFLLGLCLIIASYLIYRKFGRKIFPSLLAISSIGIMGVGIFPGHTGGTHVLFAMTAFIFGSLAVISSFTILRDSLLKYILIVLGAIGFIDILLVIILQNTSPFMALGEGGAERLIAYPVILGLIALGGYLTGSARQES; from the coding sequence ATTGGGGGTGTTAAGATTAAATCTAAAAATGAAACAAATTCTAATATTATTTACCAAAAAATAGCAGGAATACTGCTTATTATTGGAAGTATTCAATTTATGTTGTTTGTTACCATAGCTGAAACATTGTACCCTGGTTACAATACCGGAATTAATACACTCAGCGATCTTGCTGATCTGCCAGTATATGAACCTTCAGCTACCATCTTTAACATAACTGTCTTTTTACTGGGATTATGCCTTATAATAGCCTCTTATTTAATCTATAGGAAGTTTGGCCGTAAAATTTTCCCATCACTTTTGGCTATAAGCAGCATTGGAATCATGGGTGTGGGAATATTCCCTGGCCATACTGGAGGAACGCATGTTCTATTTGCAATGACCGCATTTATTTTCGGAAGCCTGGCAGTAATTTCATCTTTCACTATTTTACGGGATTCACTGCTTAAATATATTCTCATAGTTCTTGGTGCCATCGGATTTATAGATATTCTGCTTGTGATTATTCTTCAAAATACAAGTCCATTTATGGCACTGGGAGAAGGGGGAGCCGAAAGATTAATAGCTTATCCTGTAATTCTTGGTTTAATCGCTTTGGGTGGTTATCTAACAGGATCAGCACGTCAAGAAAGTTAA
- a CDS encoding flavodoxin family protein has product MEKKKIAKYVGLGIVLIVLIAFASIGLVMGDVMSYTATGSQTLNPNGTSAGKALVVYDPGITGTAKNVAAVIADDLQAKGYTVTLAGIKSSNILNTTGYNVIVIGGPVYAGQPASSLQSYLSDITPPKEAKIGIFTTGSVAANSNSTAFIKKEISLNNTNIYQVDDVMKFVDTNTINRKAAEFVNSLLGQ; this is encoded by the coding sequence ATGGAAAAGAAGAAAATAGCAAAATATGTGGGACTAGGAATAGTTTTAATCGTTCTGATAGCCTTCGCATCTATAGGTCTTGTAATGGGAGATGTTATGAGCTATACAGCAACAGGTTCGCAAACTTTAAATCCCAATGGAACCTCAGCTGGAAAGGCATTAGTAGTCTACGACCCTGGAATTACAGGAACAGCGAAAAACGTAGCTGCAGTAATTGCGGATGATCTACAGGCAAAAGGGTATACAGTCACTTTAGCAGGCATTAAAAGTTCAAATATCCTGAATACAACAGGATATAACGTTATTGTTATTGGAGGACCAGTTTATGCTGGACAACCTGCAAGTTCATTACAATCATATTTATCAGATATAACTCCACCTAAAGAAGCAAAAATCGGCATATTTACCACAGGATCAGTGGCTGCAAACAGTAATAGCACCGCCTTCATTAAAAAAGAAATATCTTTGAATAATACCAATATATACCAGGTAGATGACGTAATGAAGTTTGTAGATACAAATACTATCAATCGAAAGGCTGCTGAGTTTGTAAATAGTTTATTAGGGCAGTGA
- a CDS encoding methyltransferase family protein → MAFIVAFAIEMFGVPFSMFAIGWLFGFTLPEGIFWGHTLGNYIGLWGMYVGIIVSLAGAALVILGWNKIHKDYWSKETGQGELVKTGIYKYIRHPQYTGFFMITLGMMFEWATLPLIILYCAFIVIYYKLAKREENDMVKEFGDEYIAYRKKTKMFIPYVV, encoded by the coding sequence ATGGCATTTATCGTGGCATTTGCAATTGAAATGTTTGGAGTACCATTTAGTATGTTTGCAATCGGTTGGCTGTTTGGATTTACTTTGCCAGAAGGCATATTCTGGGGTCACACCCTTGGAAATTACATAGGACTCTGGGGGATGTATGTAGGCATCATTGTATCTCTAGCAGGTGCAGCACTGGTAATTTTAGGTTGGAATAAGATCCATAAGGATTACTGGAGCAAAGAAACCGGCCAGGGAGAACTTGTAAAGACAGGTATATACAAATATATCCGTCACCCCCAGTACACTGGTTTTTTCATGATAACACTCGGTATGATGTTTGAATGGGCCACATTACCCCTAATAATCCTTTACTGTGCGTTTATTGTCATTTACTATAAATTAGCAAAAAGAGAAGAAAATGACATGGTAAAAGAGTTTGGAGATGAATACATCGCATATAGAAAGAAAACAAAAATGTTCATACCGTATGTTGTATAA
- a CDS encoding TetR/AcrR family transcriptional regulator, protein MTIADRKEREKERRGQEIIDAAAKLFSKGYENVSMGDIAKESELARSTLYLYFKNKEDIYIAVAIRGSKILRKMFEEYYPKGKTGIEKIRLLIQAFCRFYREYPGYYHANWYSQIPWFNNEEFPEIEELKNIRTTSFKMVGNAIHEGIKDGTVRAGAAPLKSTLVVASLMQSVLDLSPAIEMHMKNNNLTHDEFIDYTVDMILCSFENKTKK, encoded by the coding sequence ATGACAATAGCAGATAGGAAAGAGAGAGAAAAAGAGAGACGTGGGCAAGAAATCATTGATGCCGCTGCAAAACTCTTCTCAAAAGGCTATGAAAATGTTTCTATGGGAGATATAGCCAAAGAAAGCGAATTAGCGAGAAGCACATTATATCTGTATTTCAAAAACAAGGAAGATATATACATTGCTGTAGCTATTCGCGGTTCAAAAATCCTCAGGAAGATGTTCGAGGAGTATTACCCAAAAGGTAAAACTGGAATTGAAAAAATCAGATTATTAATACAGGCATTTTGTAGATTTTACAGAGAATATCCTGGTTATTACCATGCAAACTGGTACTCACAGATACCCTGGTTTAACAATGAAGAATTTCCCGAAATAGAAGAATTAAAGAATATTAGAACTACCAGTTTTAAGATGGTAGGAAATGCTATTCATGAGGGCATAAAAGATGGGACTGTTAGAGCTGGTGCTGCACCCTTAAAGTCTACTCTAGTTGTGGCTTCGTTAATGCAAAGCGTGCTTGACCTTAGTCCTGCAATTGAGATGCATATGAAAAATAATAATTTAACACACGATGAATTTATTGATTATACAGTAGACATGATTTTATGTTCATTTGAGAATAAAACAAAAAAATAA
- a CDS encoding helix-turn-helix domain-containing protein, whose translation MPDIITTIKDPEDIHFILKKKEIEAENVIILTKGDIHGLLNVEREGYSIKFLEGDFFEILHDIKCVFDLAPEPCFIAGENELDIYVTYYLAQLQKTIPFYVLDNNNLILLPLSTSHAFTHVKKQIMEYLHDHEQSKPDDVVSHLTRESGFAGKKNKYSKLTINQYLHELESADLVNSEGNKYSLNDKGSRFMEILK comes from the coding sequence ATGCCAGATATTATAACAACAATTAAAGATCCTGAAGATATTCATTTTATTCTTAAAAAGAAGGAAATTGAAGCTGAAAACGTGATAATTTTAACCAAAGGAGATATTCACGGCCTTTTAAATGTTGAAAGAGAAGGATACTCCATTAAATTCCTAGAAGGAGATTTTTTCGAAATCTTACATGATATCAAATGTGTTTTTGATCTTGCACCAGAGCCCTGCTTCATTGCAGGCGAAAATGAACTTGATATTTATGTAACCTATTATCTAGCACAGCTTCAAAAAACAATTCCATTTTATGTTTTAGATAACAATAACCTCATATTACTGCCTTTGAGTACTTCACATGCCTTTACTCATGTTAAAAAGCAGATAATGGAATACTTACATGACCATGAGCAGTCAAAACCTGATGATGTTGTAAGCCATTTAACAAGAGAGTCTGGATTCGCAGGTAAAAAAAATAAATATTCAAAATTAACCATTAACCAGTATTTGCACGAACTTGAAAGTGCTGATTTAGTTAACAGCGAGGGCAACAAATACTCACTCAACGATAAAGGTTCCCGATTCATGGAAATTTTAAAATAA
- a CDS encoding GAP family protein, whose protein sequence is MPELNSLIASILPYALGAAVSPVILATILTTVSPTRSPRLASFSYLFGAIIFFLIVAFSGMYIGSGLSAVALGTIRIGAITEVVLGSILVIIALKNIFIREESREGGLIGFVSSLREDKNSSTFIKFFYFGFIAFLASFVTDILVLQAGTLIGLSNPGFALAAETVIILGIITLLVAEIPFIIYLIFASRARNILTPARNWIINYGDYFTTTVYLILGFFFLIRGFMFI, encoded by the coding sequence ATGCCTGAACTGAACTCCTTAATTGCCAGCATTCTACCCTATGCCCTAGGTGCAGCAGTAAGCCCTGTTATCTTAGCCACAATATTAACTACCGTTTCTCCCACAAGAAGCCCGCGCTTAGCTTCATTCTCATATCTGTTTGGCGCGATTATATTTTTCCTTATTGTGGCATTTTCAGGCATGTATATTGGCAGTGGCCTTTCTGCTGTAGCCCTGGGTACAATCCGCATCGGTGCCATAACAGAAGTTGTCTTAGGCAGCATTCTTGTTATTATAGCATTGAAAAATATTTTTATCCGTGAAGAATCTCGAGAAGGTGGACTTATTGGATTTGTAAGTTCGCTTCGAGAAGATAAGAATTCCTCAACCTTCATAAAATTTTTCTACTTCGGATTTATCGCTTTCCTGGCCAGTTTCGTTACAGATATTCTTGTGCTTCAGGCAGGCACTCTCATTGGGCTTTCAAATCCAGGATTTGCGCTAGCTGCAGAAACAGTTATTATATTAGGTATTATTACACTTTTAGTGGCTGAAATACCGTTTATTATTTATTTAATATTTGCAAGTAGAGCAAGGAACATATTAACTCCTGCCCGTAACTGGATAATTAATTACGGCGACTATTTTACAACTACAGTATACCTAATTCTGGGCTTTTTCTTCCTTATTAGAGGATTCATGTTTATTTAA